GCTCGCGTCGCCGCCGCGACGCTCTTCGCCGCCCTGGCTGCGGGCTGCGCGGCCCGCCGAGGGGTCGGGGAGACTCCCCCGCTCCCGCCTGCGCAACCCCGCCCGGTGAAGGTCGCGCTGGTGCTGGGAGGGGGCGGAGCGAGGGGATTCGCCCAGGTCGGGGTGATCCGGGTGCTCGAGCAGGAGAAGATCCCGGTGGACCTCATCGTCGGGGCGAGTGCCGGGAGCCTCATCGGGGCGCTCTACGCCGACGCTCGCGACTCCTTCGAGCTGGAAGCGGTCGCCTGGCAGGTGGAGAAGGACGACATCTTCGATTGGTCCCTGCTCGGCTCGACTCGGGGTCCGGTGACGGGGAAGGCGCTCGAGGAGTTTGTCGCGCGGCACGTCAAGGCGCCCTCCATCGAGCTGCTGAAGGTTCCGTTCGTCGCGGTAGCGACCGACCTCAAGACCGGCGAGGAGGTCGTGCTGGACCGTGGCCCGGTCGGTCCGGCGATCCATGCGTCCAGCGCGATCCCGGGCGTTTTCCGCCCGGTCTCGCTCGGCGGCCGGACACTGGTGGACGCCGGGGTGGTGGACCCGATCCCCGTCTCCGTGGCTCGGGCACGGGGTGCCGACGTGGTGATCGCGGTGGACATCGGCCTGGAGCTCGCCGCGGACGAGCCCGGCAATTTCGCGTCGATCTCGCTCCGATGCATCGCCCTCCTCGGAA
The window above is part of the Terriglobia bacterium genome. Proteins encoded here:
- a CDS encoding patatin-like phospholipase family protein, with protein sequence MGRARPGVRRLVARVAAATLFAALAAGCAARRGVGETPPLPPAQPRPVKVALVLGGGGARGFAQVGVIRVLEQEKIPVDLIVGASAGSLIGALYADARDSFELEAVAWQVEKDDIFDWSLLGSTRGPVTGKALEEFVARHVKAPSIELLKVPFVAVATDLKTGEEVVLDRGPVGPAIHASSAIPGVFRPVSLGGRTLVDAGVVDPIPVSVARARGADVVIAVDIGLELAADEPGNFASISLRCIALLGRELARLKARDADVVILPKVGETSSFDFSRKKELMAAGVAAAREAIPGIRAAIERASTRPDPVPAHGP